One Aegilops tauschii subsp. strangulata cultivar AL8/78 chromosome 7, Aet v6.0, whole genome shotgun sequence genomic window carries:
- the LOC120972050 gene encoding 2-hydroxyisoflavanone dehydratase-like → MRCSQRRGMQRTTQKKSFKLKQLNCAMHANKTSPAKQKEGRDISVDMYPFIRKYKDGSIERFLRSPFVLASPDQGGNRGVATRDVVVDKATGVSVRLFLPSRAADTAGRNRLPLVIYVHGGSFCTESAFGRTYHRYATSLAASAGALVVSVEYRLAPEFPRPAAYDDAWAALQWAASSSDPWPEFPPYGVDRLWPFVTAGQAGNDDPRIDPPASEISSLACRRVLIAVAGKDTLRDRGLDLAARMRDHDAPWPWMTPGRREVTVVESEGEDHGFHLYCPLRATSKRLMGSIVEFINQQPSSSPANPMVLGVPTTLFKDVFGYGTTMKSWGTRSSMAHNRAHGSGAHGPVWPSNKISVRLPMPAGKAHHKQHPLSAAAPWGCVMNKFF, encoded by the coding sequence ATGAGGTGCAGCCAACGACGAGGCATGCAGCGGACAACTCAAAAGAAGAGTTTCAAACTAAAGCAGCTCAACTGCGCCATGCATGCAAACAAGACTTCTCCAGCGAAGCAGAAGGAGGGACGTGACATCTCCGTGGACATGTACCCGTTCATACGCAAGTACAAGGACGGCAGCATCGAGCGTTTCCTGCGCAGCCCATTCGTGCTGGCGTCGCCGGATCAGGGCGGCAACCGCGGGGTGGCGACGAGGGACGTCGTCGTCGACAAGGCCACCGGCGTGTCTGTGCGCCTGTTCCTCCCGTCCCGTGCCGCCGACACCGCAGGCAGGAATCGGCTTCCCCTCGTCATCTACGTCCATGGCGGCTCGTTCTGCACGGAGAGCGCTTTCGGGCGGACGTACCACCGCTACGCGACCTCCCTCGCCGCCAGCGCCGGAGCCCTCGTCGTGTCGGTGGAGTACCGTCTAGCGCCGGAGTTCCCCAGACCCGCGGCATATGACGACGCGTGGGCCGCGCTCCAGTGGGCGGCGTCCTCGTCCGACCCATGGCCGGAGTTCCCGCCGTACGGGGTGGACCGGCTGTGGCCGTTCGTCACGGCCGGCCAGGCCGGCAACGATGACCCCCGGATCGACCCTCCGGCCTCGGAGATCTCATCGCTGGCTTGCCGCCGCGTGCTCATCGCCGTGGCCGGGAAGGACACTCTGCGGGACCGCGGCCTCGACCTGGCGGCCCGCATGCGCGATCACGACGCGCCGTGGCCTTGGATGACGCCGGGGCGCCGCGAGGTGACGGTGGTGGAGTCGGAGGGCGAGGACCACGGCTTCCACCTCTACTGTCCGCTGAGGGCCACCAGCAAGAGGCTCATGGGGAGCATCGTGGAGTTCATAAACCAGCAGCCCAGCTCGTCGCCTGCTAATCCTATGGTGCTCGGCGTGCCCACGACGCTGTTCAAGGACGTGTTTGGGTATGGCACGACCATGAAGTCCTGGGGCACACGGTCCAGTATGGCACATAACAGAGCACACGGTTCTGGCGCGCACGGTCCCGTATGGCCATCCAACAAAATCTCAGTTCGACTGCCGATGCCTGCTGGTAAAGCTCATCACAAACAACATCCATTATCTGCTGCGGCTCCGTGGGGTTGTGTGATGAACAAGTTTTTCTAG
- the LOC141027767 gene encoding probable carboxylesterase 5, giving the protein MRCSQRRGMQRTTQNKSFKLKQLNCAMHANKTSLAKQKEGRDISVDMYPFIRKYKDGSIERFLRSPFVLASPDQGGNRGVATRDVVVDKATGVSVRLFLPSRAADTAGRNRLPLVIYVHGGSFCTESAFGRTYHRYATSLAASAGALVVSVEYRLAPEFPIPAAYDDAWAALQWAASSSDPWLASYADWGRTFLAGDSAGGNIVYHTAVRASHEVNDDMMDIEGLIMVHPYFWGAKRLPSELAWADESEGASATAVFPPYGVDRLWPFVTAGQAGNDDPRIDPPASEVSSLACRRVLIAVAGKDTLRDRGLDLAARIRDHDAPWPWMTPGRREVTVVESEGEDHGFHLYCPLRATSKRLMGSIVEFINQQPSSSPANPMVFGVPTTPFKDVFGYGTTMKSWGTRSSMARNRAHGPGAHGPVWPSNKISVRLPMPAGNAHHKQHPLSAAAPWGCVMNKFF; this is encoded by the coding sequence ATGAGGTGCAGCCAACGACGCGGCATGCAGCGGACAACTCAAAACAAGAGTTTCAAACTAAAGCAGCTCAACTGCGCCATGCATGCAAACAAGACTTCTCTAGCGAAGCAGAAGGAGGGACGTGACATCTCCGTGGACATGTACCCGTTCATACGCAAGTACAAGGACGGCAGCATCGAGCGTTTCCTGCGCAGCCCATTCGTGCTGGCGTCGCCGGATCAGGGCGGCAACCGCGGGGTGGCGACGAGGGACGTCGTCGTCGACAAGGCCACCGGCGTGTCTGTGCGCCTGTTCCTCCCGTCCCGTGCCGCCGACACCGCAGGCAGGAATCGGCTTCCCCTCGTCATCTACGTCCATGGCGGCTCGTTCTGCACGGAGAGCGCTTTCGGGCGGACGTACCACCGCTACGCGACCTCCCTCGCCGCCAGCGCCGGAGCCCTCGTCGTGTCGGTGGAGTACCGTCTAGCGCCGGAGTTCCCCATACCCGCGGCATATGACGACGCGTGGGCCGCGCTCCAGTGGGCGGCGTCCTCGTCCGACCCATGGCTGGCCAGCTACGCCGACTGGGGGCGCACGTTCCTGGCCGGCGACAGCGCCGGCGGCAACATCGTTTACCACACGGCAGTCCGCGCCAGCCACGAGGTCAACGATGACATGATGGACATCGAGGGGCTGATCATGGTGCACCCTTACTTCTGGGGAGCCAAGCGGCTGCCCTCGGAGCTCGCGTGGGCGGACGAGAGCGAGGGCGCCAGTGCCACGGCGGTGTTCCCGCCGTACGGGGTGGACCGGCTGTGGCCGTTCGTCACGGCCGGCCAGGCCGGCAACGATGACCCCCGGATCGACCCTCCGGCCTCGGAGGTCTCATCGCTGGCTTGCCGCCGCGTGCTCATCGCCGTGGCCGGGAAGGACACTCTGCGGGACCGCGGCCTCGACCTGGCGGCCCGCATCCGCGATCACGACGCGCCGTGGCCTTGGATGACGCCGGGGCGCCGCGAGGTGACGGTGGTGGAGTCGGAGGGCGAGGACCACGGCTTCCACCTCTACTGTCCGCTGAGGGCCACCAGCAAGAGGCTCATGGGGAGCATCGTGGAGTTCATAAACCAGCAGCCCAGCTCGTCGCCTGCTAATCCTATGGTGTTCGGCGTGCCCACGACGCCGTTCAAGGACGTGTTTGGGTATGGCACGACCATGAAGTCCTGGGGCACACGGTCCAGTATGGCACGTAACAGAGCACACGGTCCTGGCGCGCACGGTCCAGTATGGCCATCCAACAAAATCTCAGTTCGACTGCCGATGCCTGCTGGTAACGCTCATCACAAACAACATCCATTATCTGCTGCGGCTCCGTGGGGTTGTGTGATGAACAAGTTTTTCTAG